The Actinocatenispora sera genome has a window encoding:
- a CDS encoding DNA-3-methyladenine glycosylase family protein: MSSSLQHTTKLPAVPPFDLRQSLRALSGFAPCAGEQVIADGAVRKAFALPSAAGPAAEAIVVEVGPRGDGRAGVSLAVFGGRPLADDELRWAERRVSDWLGLADDMTGFLAVAADDPALRPVLTEVAGLHQVRFASLAEGACYFVLTQRTAQRVAGLRKRRLAAAHGPSLTVDGQRFVAFPAFATLTGLGPDQLARFTGNARQTDYLLAAIHALAGADEQWLATAPYEQVRAELRRIRGVGEFTAAAIMLRVLGRPDRLPIAMPQFADVAARLYGADTSIDAVAERYGRYLGWWAYYAKTALAGLGVPTTHATRPHRAA, translated from the coding sequence ATGTCGAGCAGCCTTCAGCACACCACCAAGCTTCCGGCCGTGCCGCCGTTCGATCTGCGGCAGAGCCTGCGGGCGCTGTCGGGTTTCGCCCCGTGCGCCGGCGAGCAGGTGATCGCCGACGGCGCCGTCCGCAAGGCGTTCGCGCTGCCCTCCGCGGCCGGCCCGGCCGCGGAGGCGATCGTGGTGGAGGTGGGGCCGCGCGGCGACGGCCGGGCCGGCGTGTCGCTCGCCGTGTTCGGCGGCCGGCCGCTCGCCGACGACGAGCTGCGCTGGGCCGAGCGACGGGTGTCCGACTGGCTCGGCCTGGCCGACGACATGACCGGATTCCTCGCCGTGGCCGCCGACGACCCGGCGCTGCGGCCGGTGCTCACCGAGGTGGCCGGGCTGCACCAGGTCCGGTTCGCCTCGCTGGCCGAGGGCGCGTGCTACTTCGTGCTCACCCAGCGCACCGCGCAGCGGGTCGCCGGGCTGCGCAAGCGCCGGCTCGCTGCGGCACACGGGCCGTCGCTGACGGTGGACGGGCAGCGGTTCGTGGCGTTCCCGGCGTTCGCCACGCTGACCGGTCTCGGCCCGGACCAGCTGGCACGGTTCACCGGCAACGCCAGGCAGACCGACTACCTGCTCGCCGCGATCCACGCGCTCGCCGGCGCCGACGAGCAGTGGCTCGCCACCGCGCCGTACGAGCAGGTGCGGGCCGAGCTGCGGCGCATCCGCGGCGTCGGCGAGTTCACCGCGGCGGCAATCATGCTGCGGGTGCTCGGCCGGCCCGACCGGTTGCCGATCGCGATGCCGCAGTTCGCCGACGTGGCCGCCCGGCTCTACGGCGCGGACACCTCGATCGACGCGGTCGCCGAGCGCTACGGCCGCTACCTCGGCTGGTGGGCGTACTACGCGAAGACCGCGCTGGCCGGCCTCGGCGTCCCCACCACCCACGCCACCCGCCCGCACCGGGCCGCCTGA
- a CDS encoding flavin-dependent oxidoreductase, translated as MSTSSEPDVLVAGAGIAGLTAALSLATAGRPARVFDPVRRFTPLGVGINLQPHAVRELTELGLAGELAGIGMPIEECVHVDRHGNRIWSEPRGTAAGYRWPQYAVHRGQLQMLLLAAVTARLGADAVRPGTAVVDFTDGAAENVERVENIERVEGVERADRTRGDRSALRVTVQDRASGERRELTPAALLGADGLHSTVRERLHPGEGEPLGNDILMFRGTARAEPFLTGRSMLVAGCNTRSKFVAYPVSPVTDGLVTVNWVGEVRLPATERGMVADWTAAGSLDDVLPHFADWRYDFLDVPALIRGADRILAYPMVDRDPLPWWGRGRVTLLGDAAHPMYPIGSNGGSQAILDGRAVAYHLATAPSATEALARYEADRRDEAVAVQRANRAMGPERVLRLVAERAPDGFARVEDVLSAAELAAIGAAYQQTTSMDVPALNARRSWSV; from the coding sequence ATGTCGACCAGCAGCGAACCGGACGTGCTCGTCGCCGGTGCCGGCATCGCCGGGTTGACCGCCGCGCTGAGCCTGGCCACCGCGGGCCGGCCGGCGCGGGTGTTCGACCCGGTCCGCCGGTTCACCCCGCTCGGGGTCGGCATCAACCTGCAACCGCACGCGGTCCGGGAGCTCACCGAGCTGGGGCTGGCCGGTGAACTGGCCGGGATCGGCATGCCGATCGAGGAGTGCGTGCACGTCGACCGGCACGGTAACCGGATCTGGAGCGAGCCGCGTGGTACGGCGGCGGGCTACCGCTGGCCGCAGTACGCGGTGCATCGCGGTCAGCTGCAGATGCTGCTGCTGGCTGCGGTCACCGCCCGGCTCGGCGCCGATGCCGTCCGGCCCGGGACCGCGGTCGTCGACTTCACCGACGGGGCAGCCGAGAACGTCGAGCGCGTCGAGAACATCGAGCGGGTCGAGGGCGTGGAGCGCGCCGACAGGACGCGGGGGGATCGGTCGGCGCTGCGGGTGACGGTGCAGGACCGCGCGTCCGGCGAGCGCCGGGAGCTGACGCCGGCCGCGCTGCTCGGGGCGGACGGGCTGCACTCGACGGTGCGCGAGCGACTGCATCCGGGCGAGGGTGAGCCGCTGGGCAACGACATCCTGATGTTTCGCGGCACCGCGCGGGCCGAGCCGTTCCTGACCGGCCGGTCGATGCTGGTGGCGGGCTGCAACACCCGGTCGAAGTTCGTCGCGTACCCGGTTTCGCCGGTCACCGACGGGCTGGTCACCGTCAACTGGGTCGGGGAGGTGCGGTTGCCGGCCACGGAGCGGGGGATGGTGGCGGACTGGACCGCCGCCGGCTCGCTCGACGACGTGCTGCCGCACTTCGCCGACTGGCGCTACGACTTCCTCGACGTGCCGGCGCTGATCCGCGGCGCCGACCGGATCCTGGCGTACCCGATGGTCGACCGGGACCCGTTGCCGTGGTGGGGCCGCGGCCGGGTGACGCTGCTCGGCGACGCCGCGCATCCGATGTACCCGATCGGGTCGAACGGCGGCTCGCAGGCGATCCTGGACGGTCGCGCCGTGGCGTACCACCTCGCGACGGCGCCGAGTGCGACCGAGGCGCTGGCCCGGTACGAGGCCGACCGGCGGGACGAGGCGGTCGCGGTGCAGCGGGCGAACCGGGCGATGGGGCCGGAGCGGGTGCTGCGACTGGTCGCCGAGCGCGCGCCGGACGGCTTCGCCCGGGTCGAGGACGTGCTGTCCGCGGCGGAGCTGGCCGCGATCGGCGCGGCCTACCAGCAGACCACCAGCATGGACGTGCCGGCCCTCAACGCCCGCCGCTCCTGGTCGGTCTGA
- the glgA gene encoding glycogen synthase — protein MRVAMLTNEYPPEIYGGAGVHVDFLVRELRRLVEVDVHCFGADRPDAAGYRPDDALGAANAALRTLSTDLRMTAGVEPSVDLVHSHTWYANLAGHLAKLLYDRPHVVTAHSLEPLRPWKAEQLGGGYALSSWAERTAYLAADAVVAVSAGMRDDVLASYPQIDPDRVQVIHNGIDTELYQPRPDEALLRRHGIDPDRPYVLYVGRITRQKGLPHLLGAAVDLDPSAQLVLAAAAPDTDEIAAEVATAVEELDAHRGGTVWLDTMLSRAEVITLLSHATVFCCPSVYEPLGIVNLEAMACETAVVASDVGGIPEVVDDGETGLLVHYDAADPDGFEARLAIALNTLLTDPDRAAALGRAGRERAVAEFGWDAIAARTVELYRSLL, from the coding sequence ATGCGGGTGGCGATGCTGACCAACGAGTACCCACCGGAGATCTACGGCGGCGCCGGCGTGCACGTCGACTTCCTGGTGCGTGAGCTGCGCCGGCTGGTCGAGGTGGACGTGCACTGCTTCGGCGCGGACCGCCCGGACGCCGCCGGGTACCGTCCGGACGACGCGCTCGGCGCCGCGAACGCCGCGCTGCGCACCCTGTCCACCGACCTGCGGATGACCGCCGGCGTCGAACCGTCGGTCGACCTGGTGCACTCGCACACCTGGTACGCGAACCTCGCCGGGCACCTGGCGAAGCTGCTGTACGACCGGCCGCACGTGGTCACCGCGCACTCGCTGGAACCGCTGCGGCCGTGGAAGGCCGAGCAGCTCGGCGGCGGGTACGCGCTGTCGTCGTGGGCGGAGCGCACCGCCTACCTGGCCGCCGACGCGGTCGTCGCGGTGTCCGCCGGGATGCGCGACGACGTGCTCGCGAGCTACCCGCAGATCGACCCGGACCGGGTACAGGTCATCCACAACGGCATCGACACCGAGCTGTACCAGCCGCGCCCGGACGAGGCGTTGCTGCGCCGCCACGGCATCGACCCGGACCGCCCGTACGTGCTGTACGTCGGGCGGATCACCCGACAGAAGGGGCTGCCGCACCTGCTCGGCGCCGCCGTCGACCTCGACCCGTCCGCCCAGCTGGTCCTCGCCGCGGCCGCGCCGGACACCGACGAGATCGCCGCCGAGGTCGCCACCGCGGTCGAGGAACTCGACGCGCACCGCGGCGGTACGGTCTGGCTCGACACCATGCTGTCCCGCGCCGAGGTCATCACGCTGCTCAGCCACGCCACCGTGTTCTGCTGCCCCTCGGTGTACGAGCCGCTCGGCATCGTGAACCTGGAGGCGATGGCGTGCGAGACCGCCGTCGTCGCGTCCGACGTCGGCGGCATCCCGGAGGTCGTCGACGACGGCGAGACCGGGCTGCTGGTGCACTACGACGCGGCCGACCCGGACGGCTTCGAGGCCCGCCTCGCCATCGCACTCAACACGCTGCTCACCGACCCGGACCGGGCCGCCGCGCTGGGCCGCGCCGGCCGGGAACGCGCGGTCGCCGAGTTCGGCTGGGACGCCATCGCCGCCCGCACCGTCGAGCTCTACCGCAGCCTGCTCTGA
- a CDS encoding ABC transporter ATP-binding protein: MAEIVLDKITKRFPDGTVAVDNFSLDVADHEFIILVGPSGCGKTTTLNMIAGLEDISDGELRIDGKRVNEVAPRDRDIAMVFQSYALYPHMTVRENIGFPLKLAKVDKGTAKQQIEEAAAILDLVPYLDRKPGALSGGQRQRVAMGRAIVRSPKAFLMDEPLSNLDAKLRVQMRTSISRIQKRLGTTTVYVTHDQTEAMTLGDRIVIMRAGLIQQVGSPQELYEDPVNLFVAGFIGSPSMNFVPGTVADNAIDTVLGRIPLTDRIRTTLEGHDVPREVIVGIRPEAFEDAALVDGSRGAGVTFTAPVDILESMGSVKYAYFSLENAHVDSEHLAEIERDSGTEEIGEAQLVTELDARSRVREGQNLEVWFDPDSIDVFEPHSGANLTIR, encoded by the coding sequence GTGGCTGAGATCGTCCTCGACAAGATAACCAAGCGCTTCCCGGACGGCACCGTCGCCGTCGACAACTTCAGCCTGGACGTGGCCGACCACGAGTTCATCATCCTCGTCGGCCCGTCCGGCTGCGGGAAGACCACCACGCTGAACATGATCGCCGGGCTGGAGGACATCTCCGACGGCGAGCTGCGCATCGACGGCAAGCGCGTCAACGAGGTGGCACCGCGGGACCGGGACATCGCCATGGTGTTCCAGTCGTACGCGCTCTACCCGCACATGACCGTACGGGAGAACATCGGCTTCCCGTTGAAGCTGGCCAAGGTGGACAAGGGCACCGCCAAGCAGCAGATCGAGGAGGCCGCGGCGATCCTCGACCTGGTGCCGTACCTGGACCGCAAGCCCGGCGCGCTGTCCGGCGGGCAGCGGCAGCGGGTCGCCATGGGCCGGGCGATCGTCCGCAGCCCCAAGGCGTTCCTGATGGACGAGCCACTGTCCAACCTGGACGCCAAGCTGCGGGTGCAGATGCGCACCTCGATCTCCCGGATCCAGAAGCGGCTCGGCACCACCACGGTGTACGTGACGCACGACCAGACCGAGGCGATGACGCTCGGCGACCGGATCGTGATCATGCGCGCCGGGCTGATCCAGCAGGTCGGCTCGCCACAGGAACTGTACGAGGATCCCGTCAACCTGTTCGTCGCCGGGTTCATCGGCTCGCCGTCGATGAACTTCGTGCCCGGCACCGTCGCCGACAACGCGATCGACACGGTACTCGGCCGGATCCCGCTCACCGACCGGATCCGTACCACGCTGGAAGGGCACGACGTTCCGCGCGAGGTGATCGTCGGCATCCGGCCGGAGGCGTTCGAGGACGCCGCGCTGGTCGACGGCAGCCGCGGAGCCGGCGTCACGTTCACCGCGCCGGTGGACATCCTGGAGTCGATGGGGTCGGTCAAGTACGCGTACTTCTCGCTGGAGAACGCGCACGTGGACTCCGAGCACCTGGCCGAGATCGAGCGCGACAGCGGTACCGAGGAGATCGGCGAGGCGCAGCTCGTCACCGAGCTGGACGCCCGGTCCCGGGTCCGGGAGGGCCAGAACCTGGAGGTCTGGTTCGACCCGGACTCGATCGACGTGTTCGAGCCGCACTCCGGCGCCAACCTCACCATCAGGTAG
- a CDS encoding carbohydrate ABC transporter permease, whose translation MATTTRQRTGWSIANVVVAIYALIPVLWLLSLSLKDPSTFTDGHFIPRKWTFDNYVSIFQVGGFLRPLVNSIGIGLISTLVAIVFGTFAAYAIARLQFPGKRLMLGASLLIAMFPQVSLVTPMFQIERQIGLFNTWPGLILPYITFALPLTIYTLSAFLREIPWELEKAAKMDGATPFQAFRQVIVPLAMPGVITTAILAFIMCWNDFVFAISLTSSNRARTAPAAISFFTGASQFEDPVGSIMAAAVVITIPIIIFVLIFQRRIVSGLTSGAVKG comes from the coding sequence ATGGCCACCACCACCCGGCAGCGAACCGGCTGGAGCATCGCGAACGTCGTCGTGGCGATCTACGCGCTGATCCCGGTGTTGTGGCTGCTGTCGTTGTCGCTCAAGGACCCGAGCACGTTCACCGACGGGCACTTCATCCCGCGCAAGTGGACGTTCGACAACTACGTCAGCATCTTCCAGGTCGGCGGTTTCCTCCGGCCACTGGTCAACTCGATCGGCATCGGTCTCATCTCGACCCTCGTCGCCATCGTCTTCGGCACGTTCGCCGCGTACGCCATCGCCCGGCTGCAGTTCCCGGGCAAGCGGCTGATGCTCGGCGCCTCGCTGCTGATCGCGATGTTCCCGCAGGTGTCGCTGGTGACCCCGATGTTCCAGATCGAGCGGCAGATCGGCCTGTTCAACACCTGGCCGGGACTGATCCTGCCGTACATCACGTTCGCACTGCCGTTGACGATCTACACGTTGTCGGCGTTCCTGCGGGAGATCCCGTGGGAGTTGGAGAAGGCCGCGAAGATGGACGGTGCCACGCCGTTCCAGGCGTTCCGGCAGGTGATCGTGCCGCTGGCGATGCCGGGCGTGATCACCACCGCGATCCTCGCGTTCATCATGTGCTGGAACGACTTCGTCTTCGCGATCTCGCTGACCTCGTCGAACAGGGCCCGCACGGCGCCGGCGGCGATCTCGTTCTTCACCGGTGCCTCCCAGTTCGAGGACCCGGTGGGTTCGATCATGGCGGCCGCAGTGGTGATCACGATCCCGATCATCATCTTCGTACTGATCTTCCAGCGTCGGATCGTCTCCGGGCTCACGTCCGGTGCGGTGAAGGGATGA
- a CDS encoding carbohydrate ABC transporter permease: MTDDGETRQPRDETRAEADIPAPAAGPVAAATGAATATVPNGARRAALSEGRRSERRLGWLLCLPAAVIMVVVTIYPIVYAILLSLQRADLRFPNDNKWVGLTNYVTVLTNSFWWHAFAITMIVTVISVAVELVLGMALAMVMHRTLLGRGVVRTLALIPYGIVTVVAAYGWRYAWTPGYGYLANVLSDNSAPLTQQAPAVGIIILAEIWKTTPFMALLLLAGLAIVPDDLQRAASMDGASTWQRFTQVTLPLMKPAILVALLFRTLDAVRIYDNIYVLTNGAQGTSSLSILTYHNLIGGLNLGIGSTMSILMFITVAIIAFIFIKGFGTAAPGSDNAGRR; encoded by the coding sequence GTGACCGACGACGGCGAGACGCGCCAACCCCGCGACGAGACGCGCGCCGAAGCCGACATCCCGGCGCCGGCCGCCGGTCCGGTCGCGGCCGCCACGGGTGCGGCGACCGCGACCGTACCGAACGGTGCGCGCCGGGCCGCGCTCAGCGAGGGCAGGCGCTCCGAACGGCGGCTCGGCTGGCTGCTGTGCCTGCCGGCCGCGGTGATCATGGTCGTGGTGACGATCTACCCGATCGTCTACGCGATCCTGCTGTCGTTGCAGCGTGCCGACCTGCGCTTCCCGAACGACAACAAGTGGGTCGGGCTGACCAACTACGTCACCGTGCTGACCAACTCGTTCTGGTGGCACGCGTTCGCGATCACCATGATCGTCACCGTCATCAGCGTCGCGGTCGAGCTGGTCCTCGGCATGGCGCTGGCGATGGTCATGCACCGGACGCTGCTCGGCCGCGGAGTGGTGCGCACCCTGGCCCTCATCCCGTACGGCATCGTCACGGTCGTCGCCGCCTACGGCTGGCGGTACGCGTGGACGCCCGGGTACGGCTACCTGGCGAACGTGCTGTCGGACAACTCGGCGCCGCTGACCCAGCAGGCACCGGCGGTGGGCATCATCATCCTCGCCGAGATCTGGAAGACCACGCCGTTCATGGCGCTGCTGCTGCTGGCCGGGCTGGCCATCGTGCCGGACGACCTGCAGCGCGCCGCGTCGATGGACGGCGCCTCCACCTGGCAGCGGTTCACCCAGGTGACGCTGCCGCTGATGAAGCCGGCGATCCTGGTCGCGCTGCTGTTCCGCACCCTGGACGCGGTGCGCATCTACGACAACATCTACGTGCTGACCAACGGCGCCCAGGGCACCAGTTCGCTGTCGATCCTGACCTACCACAACCTGATCGGCGGGCTGAACCTCGGCATCGGCTCCACCATGTCGATCCTGATGTTCATCACGGTCGCGATCATCGCGTTCATCTTCATCAAGGGGTTCGGCACGGCCGCGCCCGGCAGCGACAACGCGGGGAGGCGCTGA
- a CDS encoding ABC transporter substrate-binding protein translates to MRPETTRRLRTTVAVGAAAIMAGTLLSACGGSESTGTPVLNMYAYPQQHRADIVKRCNQQAHGKYRIDLNLLPRTADQQREQLVRRLAAADHGMDILGIDVTWTAELAKAGWIRPWTGSNRQQVENGTLPAPLSTATINGTLYGAPNNTNVQLLWYRSDLMPKPPATYQGLIDEATRLKKAGKPHYVEVTGAQYEGLVVWFNSVLAAAGGSILNKAGTEVSLGKPAVTALSTMSKFANSAAADPSLSNTQEDPARLAVEGGTAVAEINWPYVYASMAADKPQMLKNFKWAPIPGITGTGKATIGGENLAVSKYSDHPDLAFSAALCLRNAANQKYGAILDGVPPTIESVYHDTRPLDPNKKTNAKTNPSMVTAYPMRQAILDELRTAVSRPVTATYQNVSTVTSTLLSPPKSIQAVSTERALRSQISDALQSKGVLP, encoded by the coding sequence GTGCGGCCAGAAACCACCCGGCGGCTGCGCACAACTGTGGCGGTGGGAGCGGCGGCCATCATGGCCGGCACGCTGCTGTCCGCCTGTGGAGGATCGGAATCGACGGGCACCCCGGTCCTGAACATGTATGCGTACCCACAACAGCACCGGGCAGACATCGTCAAACGCTGCAACCAGCAGGCACACGGCAAATACCGGATCGATCTGAACCTGTTGCCCCGCACCGCCGACCAGCAGCGGGAGCAACTGGTGCGCCGCCTCGCCGCGGCCGACCACGGCATGGACATTCTCGGCATCGACGTCACCTGGACCGCCGAGCTGGCCAAGGCGGGATGGATCCGCCCGTGGACCGGTAGCAACCGGCAGCAGGTGGAGAACGGCACGCTTCCCGCGCCGCTGTCCACCGCCACCATCAACGGCACGCTGTACGGCGCGCCGAACAACACCAACGTCCAGCTGCTGTGGTATCGCTCCGACCTGATGCCCAAGCCACCGGCGACCTACCAGGGGCTGATCGACGAGGCGACCCGGCTGAAGAAGGCCGGCAAGCCGCACTACGTCGAGGTCACCGGCGCCCAGTACGAGGGCCTCGTGGTGTGGTTCAACAGCGTCCTCGCCGCCGCCGGCGGCTCGATCCTGAACAAGGCCGGTACCGAGGTGTCGCTGGGCAAGCCGGCGGTCACCGCGCTGTCCACCATGTCCAAGTTCGCCAACTCCGCCGCGGCCGACCCGTCGCTGTCCAACACCCAGGAGGACCCGGCGCGGCTCGCCGTCGAGGGCGGCACCGCGGTGGCCGAGATCAACTGGCCGTACGTGTACGCGTCGATGGCCGCCGACAAGCCCCAGATGCTGAAGAACTTCAAGTGGGCGCCGATCCCCGGCATCACGGGTACCGGCAAGGCCACCATCGGCGGCGAGAACCTCGCCGTGAGCAAGTACTCCGACCATCCGGACCTTGCCTTCAGCGCGGCGCTGTGCCTGCGCAACGCGGCGAACCAGAAGTACGGCGCGATTCTGGACGGGGTACCGCCGACCATCGAGTCCGTCTACCACGACACCAGGCCGCTGGACCCGAACAAGAAGACCAACGCGAAGACCAATCCGAGCATGGTGACCGCATATCCGATGCGGCAGGCGATTCTGGACGAGCTGCGTACGGCGGTGTCCCGGCCGGTGACCGCCACCTACCAGAACGTCTCGACGGTCACCTCGACGTTGCTGTCCCCGCCGAAGTCGATCCAGGCGGTGTCCACCGAGCGCGCGCTGCGATCGCAGATCAGTGACGCACTCCAGTCCAAGGGGGTTCTGCCGTGA
- the hpnH gene encoding adenosyl-hopene transferase HpnH, which yields MGVPLRQAVKVGAYVMKNRLAGRKKFPLVLELEPLFACNLACVGCGKIQEPADVLKRRMPVEQAIAAVEECGTPAVSIAGGEPLMHPQIDVMVNELVKRKKFVILCTNAVLLRKRFDKFDFKPSPYFQFAVHIDGLRERHDESVSKEGVFDEAIAAIRFLQAKGFRVTTNSTFFNTDTPQTIIDVLNFLNDEVKVDDMMISPAYAYEKAPDQDHFLGVTETRELFKKAFANGNRKKWRLSHSPLFLDFLEGKRDFDCTAWGIPSYSLKGWQRPCYLMGDSYAKSYRELVETTDWDSYGRGRDERCNNCMAHCGYEPSAVLATTSSLRDGLRALREV from the coding sequence ATGGGTGTACCGCTGCGGCAGGCGGTCAAGGTCGGTGCCTACGTGATGAAGAACAGGCTCGCCGGCCGGAAGAAGTTCCCGCTCGTCCTGGAGCTGGAACCGCTGTTCGCCTGCAACCTGGCGTGCGTGGGCTGCGGCAAGATCCAGGAACCGGCCGACGTGCTCAAGCGACGGATGCCGGTCGAGCAGGCGATCGCCGCGGTCGAGGAGTGCGGCACGCCGGCCGTCTCGATCGCGGGCGGCGAACCGCTGATGCATCCGCAGATCGACGTGATGGTCAACGAACTGGTCAAGCGCAAGAAGTTCGTGATCCTCTGCACCAACGCCGTACTGCTGCGCAAGCGGTTCGACAAGTTCGACTTCAAGCCCTCGCCCTACTTCCAGTTCGCGGTGCACATCGACGGGCTGCGCGAGCGGCACGACGAGTCGGTGAGCAAGGAAGGTGTGTTCGACGAGGCGATCGCGGCCATCAGGTTCCTGCAGGCCAAGGGTTTCCGGGTGACGACGAACTCGACGTTCTTCAACACCGACACGCCGCAGACCATCATCGACGTGCTGAACTTCCTCAACGACGAGGTCAAGGTCGACGACATGATGATCTCGCCGGCCTACGCGTACGAGAAGGCGCCCGACCAGGACCACTTCCTCGGCGTGACCGAGACCCGGGAGCTGTTCAAGAAGGCTTTCGCGAACGGCAACCGGAAGAAGTGGCGGCTGTCCCACTCCCCGCTGTTCCTGGACTTCCTGGAGGGCAAGCGGGACTTCGACTGCACCGCCTGGGGCATCCCGTCGTACTCGCTGAAGGGGTGGCAGCGGCCCTGCTACCTGATGGGCGACAGCTACGCCAAGAGCTACCGGGAGCTGGTCGAGACGACCGACTGGGACTCGTACGGCCGCGGCCGGGACGAGCGCTGCAACAACTGCATGGCGCACTGCGGGTACGAGCCGAGCGCGGTCCTGGCCACGACGAGCTCGCTGCGGGACGGGCTGCGCGCGCTGCGCGAGGTCTGA
- the shc gene encoding squalene--hopene cyclase, translating into MTVQAQSTLDAAGAALDRAVAWLREHQTADGWWKGNMETNVTMDAEDLLMRQFLGIRTAEQTAASARWIRSKQRDDGTWAAFHGGPADLSTTVEAYLALKLAGDGVDAPHMAAARGYVVSHGGLESSRVFTRIWLALFGEWPWQLVPVIPPEIVFLPPSAPLSLYSFGCWARQTVVPIAVLRALQPRRRLGVSLAELRAGSPPPTPPRALSVPGLFHLLDRQVLIGYERHPIRPLRRLALARCAEWMIARQEADGGWGGIQPPWAYGLMALDALGYPLDHPVQRAALSGLDGFTVHEDSPAGPVRWMEACQSPVWDTCLAVTALADAGVAADDPALTRAGRWLVGEEIRRTGDWAVRRPGLAPSGWAFEFANDGYPDTDDTAEVILALRRIRSGAADARDRRATIGRAVRWLAGMQSSDGGWGAFDADNTSSIPAQIPFADFGAMTDPPSADVTAHVVECLCAEGMATDPVVRRGVDWLLRHQEDDGSWYGRWGANYVYGTGAVLPALVAAGLTPDDPRIRRAVRWLSAHQNPDGGWGEDLRSYRDDAWRGRGESTPSQTAWALLALDAAGAGAGAEARRGAGYLAQTQNPDGSWDEDFFTGTGFPGDFYLSYKLYRMVFPVSALGRILGRVTPAPDGDGAGAVR; encoded by the coding sequence ATGACCGTACAGGCTCAGTCCACTTTGGACGCTGCCGGGGCGGCGCTGGACCGTGCCGTGGCGTGGCTGCGCGAGCACCAGACCGCGGACGGCTGGTGGAAGGGCAACATGGAGACCAACGTGACGATGGACGCCGAGGACCTGCTGATGCGGCAGTTCCTCGGCATCCGTACCGCGGAGCAGACCGCGGCGTCGGCGCGCTGGATCCGGTCCAAGCAGCGCGACGACGGCACCTGGGCGGCGTTCCACGGCGGCCCGGCCGACCTGTCCACCACGGTCGAGGCGTACCTGGCGCTCAAGCTGGCCGGCGACGGCGTCGACGCGCCGCACATGGCCGCCGCCCGCGGGTACGTCGTGTCGCACGGTGGTCTCGAATCGAGCCGGGTGTTCACCCGGATCTGGCTGGCGCTGTTCGGCGAGTGGCCGTGGCAGCTGGTACCGGTGATCCCGCCGGAGATCGTGTTCCTGCCGCCGTCCGCGCCGCTGTCGCTGTACAGCTTCGGATGCTGGGCCCGGCAGACCGTGGTGCCGATCGCGGTGCTGCGGGCGCTGCAACCGCGCCGGCGGCTCGGCGTCTCGCTGGCCGAGCTGCGGGCCGGGTCACCGCCGCCCACCCCGCCGCGGGCGCTGTCCGTACCGGGGCTGTTCCACCTGCTCGACCGCCAGGTACTGATCGGGTACGAGCGGCATCCGATCCGGCCGCTGCGCCGGCTCGCCCTGGCCCGCTGCGCCGAGTGGATGATCGCCCGGCAGGAGGCGGACGGCGGCTGGGGCGGCATCCAGCCGCCGTGGGCGTACGGGCTGATGGCGCTCGACGCGCTCGGCTACCCGTTGGACCATCCGGTACAGCGGGCGGCGCTGTCCGGGCTGGACGGTTTCACCGTGCACGAGGACTCCCCCGCCGGGCCGGTGCGGTGGATGGAGGCGTGCCAGTCACCGGTGTGGGACACCTGCCTCGCGGTCACCGCGCTCGCCGACGCCGGCGTTGCGGCCGACGATCCGGCGCTGACCAGGGCCGGCCGGTGGCTGGTGGGCGAGGAGATCCGGCGTACCGGCGACTGGGCGGTGCGCCGGCCCGGGCTCGCACCGAGCGGCTGGGCGTTCGAGTTCGCCAACGACGGGTACCCGGACACCGACGACACCGCCGAGGTGATCCTCGCGCTGCGCCGGATCCGTTCCGGCGCGGCCGATGCGCGGGACCGGCGGGCCACGATCGGCCGCGCGGTACGGTGGCTGGCCGGGATGCAGTCGTCCGACGGCGGCTGGGGCGCGTTCGACGCCGACAACACCTCCAGCATCCCGGCACAGATCCCGTTCGCCGACTTCGGCGCGATGACCGACCCGCCGTCCGCGGACGTCACCGCGCACGTGGTGGAGTGCCTGTGCGCCGAGGGCATGGCGACCGATCCGGTGGTGCGCCGCGGCGTCGACTGGTTGCTGCGCCACCAGGAGGACGACGGTTCCTGGTACGGGCGGTGGGGCGCCAACTACGTGTACGGCACCGGCGCGGTGCTGCCGGCGCTGGTGGCGGCCGGGCTCACCCCGGACGATCCGCGAATCCGGCGGGCGGTGCGCTGGCTGTCGGCGCACCAGAACCCGGACGGCGGCTGGGGCGAGGATCTGCGCTCGTACCGCGACGATGCCTGGCGCGGCCGCGGCGAGTCGACCCCGTCGCAGACCGCGTGGGCGCTGCTCGCGCTGGACGCGGCCGGCGCCGGCGCCGGCGCGGAGGCTCGCCGGGGTGCCGGTTACCTGGCCCAGACGCAGAACCCGGACGGCTCCTGGGACGAGGACTTCTTCACCGGGACCGGTTTCCCCGGCGACTTCTATCTCAGCTACAAGCTGTACCGGATGGTGTTCCCGGTCAGCGCGCTCGGCCGGATCCTCGGCCGGGTCACGCCGGCACCGGACGGCGACGGCGCAGGGGCGGTGCGATGA